CGAGCCAAGTGCCTCCAAACTCGGCCGAGATATCACACAATTCCATTTCCCTTCACCTGCCGACCCTGGAACCAAACGATAGCTTGGTCCAATTGCCGAAATAAATTGCTGGCGAATAAAATCTGGCTCTACCTGATCGAAAATAACGTGGATATTTATCCTACTCCAGGCCGAGGGGGAGTAGCCGTTCTTACCACTTTGAACAACACCGCCGAACTTATCTAGCCTAAGCTCTACAATTGGCAGAACCAAATCGATATTTTTAAGTCGTCCTTCTTCCCGTTTGGCTTTCAGAATTTTTTCATATCCATCCACAAGAACATAATCGTTGATGCCAATTACCTTAAATTCTTCGGGAAGATTTTCGAGATCGGTGATAAAACTCTCCCACGCTTCCTCTTTGCTACCCGGATAGTGATGAATAAAGGAATCAGGAGTGTGGACATGAAGATCCCACTTTTTCCAAGTTGATCCAAGCGAGGTAATGGGCATTGGCACGTTCCATTCTGCGTGAGGTGCTGACTGGCCCCATTTCTGCTAACTACTCTGCTGTAGATGGGGTTGGGGCGGCGCCGGCTCGAGCGCTCAGTCACTATATGTCAAATAACTAAATCATGTGCCGTTCAGGTAGTTTTTCAGATAGCACAGCGGGACCCGTTCCGTACCAACGAGCCATACTATTTGCGGTCGGATCTCGCACCGATGGCTATGAGGGCCAGCCATGAGAATCCCCCTATTGCACCAGTTAATAGCGCGGCACTGCTTCCAAAGCGATCCAACGCATAACCCATCAACGGCGGCGCAAAGGCTTGGCCAATGCGGGCTGGTGCCATAATCCAGCCGAGCCGAGCGCCGTAGCCCTCCGAGCCGAAGAGCGCGAGCGGGACTGTGCCCTTGGCGATGGTCATCACGCCGTTGCCCATGCCGTGCAAGATTGCAAAGACAAAGACCGCGGGCGAGCCCAGGCTCAGCAACAGCAGCACGCCGATCGGGTGGGCTGCAGCGGCAACCCGAGCGGATACCAGCGCGTGGTAACGCCGTAGCCATCCGAACTCGGCGACGCGGCCGAGAACCTGGAACGGTCCCACCAGCGATGCCGCAGCCAAAGCGATCCCAACACTGGCGCCCGAGAGCTGCAATAGCCGCGGCAGGTGAGCTGCCATGGCCGTTGCAATGAACCAAGCGAATCCAAATGCGGCGGCGACCAGAACCACGGCTTTGAACGACCCTTGCGCGGGCGGGTTGCTTCCCTGTTCTGGGCGGTGCGGTGAACTGACCGCAGTGCTGATTTTCGGTAGGGATAGATTTAGTGGCAGCCCAATCACGAGATGAATTGCTGCCCAAGTAAAGCATGCAATTCGCCAGTCAAACTGGTGGGTGAGCAAGCTGGTCAGTGGCCAGCCAACCGTACTGGCAAACCCCGCGATCAGGGTAATGCCGGTGATGGCTTTTCTGGCGCCAGAGCCATACATGAACACCAGTGTGGAAAACGCAGCCTCGTAGAGCCCCAGCCCCATTGCTGCACCCAGCACAACCCATGCGGCGATCAGCGACAGCATTCCTTGACTCAAGCCGAGCAGGGTAAGACCTGCGGCAAGCAAGACGCTGGAGCACACCAGCACGGAGCGGCCACCGGTTCGATCAATCCAGTGACCAACCTTGGGGCCCATCAAGCCGGACAGTAGCAGCGCGCCAGAGAAGGCCAGGAAAATCTGGGCGCTCGATAAGCCAAGTTCAGCGCCTTGTGCCTCTGCCAATACGGCAGGCAAATAGTAGGTTGAAGCCCAGGCTAGCGTTTGTGCACTGCCGAGCGTTGCAATCACTCGAGTCGTATTGGGAGACTGTGCTTGGTGGGCGCTGGGCATGAGTCAGATAGGTGGATGGAGGCCTTCAAGCACCTGTTTCAACGGGAAGCGTCGAATCGGCCGCCCACTCGCTGAAGCCCTGATAGTAGACGCCGACCTGCTCGAATCCAGCTGCCGTAGCGACAAGGCCTGCGAATGAACCGCGACCACCGGAGCCGCAATGCGTGGTGATCTCTTGGGTAGGATCGAAGCCCTCCGCCCGGAGAATCTCCTGCAACGTTTTCGAAGGTTTGATGAGGCCTGCGTCATCGAAGAATTGGCGGTGATCCACATTGATGCCACCTGGAATATGTCCGCCTCTGGCATAGCTGTCCGCTTTGCTACCGTCGAATTCGGCCGGCGTGCGAGCGTCCCAGATCCGTGCAGTTCGTGAAGCGACTTTGAGAGAGAGCTCGGCCTTTTCAACCAGACGGGCCTTGGCCACAGGTGAAAGATCCAGAGGTTCTGTGGAGCCAGCAGCGGCAAACAAAGCAGGTGCCCCTCCGTTCACTACCACCGCCGGGATGCCGAACAGCTGCAGGATGAACCAAGCTCTTGCCGCTTCCGTCATTGAGCCGTCGTCGTACACGACGATGGTTTCGGGCCCATCCAAGCCGAGCTCCGCAAGCTCTACTTCCCAAGGGCCTTGGCGATTCAAGCCTGTGGTCGAGTCTTTCGCTCGGTCTCGCCAAGCACGTGGCTCAAGATGGATCGCGCCAGATACGTGTGATTCGTCGTATTGCGCTTGGGCGCGAACGTCGAGGAATTGCGCTTTTGAAATGGTGTGGGCTTGTGCGGCGGAAACGATCGGGGATGTCATGAAATGCTCCTTAGCTGGGTTGCACGCAGTGCGGCTCCGCGTCCGTTCACACGCTTTTTTCGTACCAGCCCTTGCTAGCATTGACGACCTTCACCACCAGCAACATCACCGGCACTTCGATCAGCACCCCCACCACCGTGGCCAAGGCGGCCCCGGACTCGAAACCGAACAGCGCGATGGCGGCGGCAACGGCAAGCTCGAAGAAGTTCGACGCGCCAATCAATGCGGAGGGGCAGGCAACGCTGTGCTTTTCGCCCACCCGCCGGTTCAGCCAATACGCCAAGGCTGAGTTGAAGAACACCTGGATCAGGATCGGTACCGCCAACAGCAGGATCACCAGTGGCTGCTTGAGGATGGCTTCACCCTGAAAGGCGAACAGCAACACCAAAGTGAGCAGCAGCGCGGCGATGGACCAGGGCCCAATCGCAGCGAGCGCCGTGTCGAATGCGGCTTGCCCACGCGCCAGCAGCGCCTTGCGAAGCAACTGCGCCAGGATCACCGGCACGACGATGTACAGCACCACTGAGGTCAGCAGCGTATCCCACGGCACCGTGATGCTGGAAACACCCAGCAGGAACGCCACCAACGGTGCGAATGCGAACACCATGATCAGGTCGTTGAGCGCCACCTGCGACAGCGTGAAGTACGGATCACCGCCAGTGAGCCGGCTCCAGACAAAGACCATCGCCGTGCAAGGGGCCGCGGCCAGCAGGATCAGGCCGGCGACGTAGCTGTCGAGCTGCGCCGCAGGCAGCCACGGTGCGAACAGCTCACGGATGAACAGCCAGGCAAGGAAAGCCATCGAGAATGGCTTGACCAACCAGTTCACCGCCAAGGTCACCGCGATGCCACGCGAATGTGCCTTGACCTGATGCAGCGCGCCGAAGTCGATGCGCAGCAGCATGGGGATGATCATCACCCAGATCAGCAGGCCGACCGGCAGGTTGACCTTGGCCACCTCCAGCGCGCCAAGCGCGTGGAATGCCTGGGGGAACAACTGACCCAATAGCACACCAACCACAATGCAGATCACCACCCAGGCAGTGAGGTAGCGTTCGAAAAAGCTCATTCCACCTGCCTTCGATTGAGGTGCAGGTTTACATACGGTGGACATGTCCACGACTCCGACTTCGAGGGTTAGGCGGTGGACTGCCCGAGTTCATGGAGCTTGGTCTGCAACGACATGCGATCGATCTTCTCAATCGGCAGGCTCAAGAAAATGCGGATGCGATTCGAGATCTGAATGAATGCCTGGTTGAAGGCATGCTGGCGCGCTTCGAGGTCACCCTCCACCTTGGCCGGATCCGTGAATCCCCAGTGCGCGGTAATGGGCTGTCCCGGCCAGGCAGGGCATGCTTCGCCGGCAGCGGAATCACACACCGTGAATACGAAGTCCATTGCCGGCGCATCCGGTTGAGCGAACTCGTCCCAGCTCTTGCTGCGCAGGCCAGCAGTCTCGTATTGCTGATGCGCCAACGTGGCCAGGGTCAGCGGGTTTACTTCCCCATTGGGAAAGCTGCCTGCACTGAAGGCCTTGAAGCGGCCTTCGCCCAGCTGGTTCATGATCACTTCAGCCAAAATGCTGCGCGCTGAATTGCCGGTACATACAAACAGCACGTTGTAGGTCTTGTCGGTCATGGCTATTCCACCGATGTTTCGCCGATCTCGCGGACCAGCTGCTTGAGGGCCTCGCCTTGCAGCCGCTCCTCAGGCGCCTGCACCAGCAGTTCAGTGCGCTTGCGGATCTGCTGGAAGATCTTCTCAAACGACGCACGCAATGCGTCATCCGTATCGCCGTGCGGGTCCTCGTACCCCCAGTGTGCGGTGGTCGGGTGACCCGGCCACATCGGGCACACCTCGTTCTTCGCGTTGCCGCACACGGTCACCACGATGTCCATGTGCGGGGCATCTGCCCCTTCGAACACGTCCCACGACTTGGAATGCAGCGAACTGGTGTCGTAGCCGATGCCATCCAGCAGCGCGATCGCATGGGGGTTGACGCGGCCACTGGGGTGGCTGCCGGCGCTATAGGCCTTGAAGCGGCCTTCGCCCAGCACGTTGAGCCAGCCTTCGCTCATCACACTGCGGGCGGAATTGGCGGTACACAGGAACAATACGTTGAGAACGGGCGTGCTCATGGGGTCTCTCGGGGTTAGCAGCAGCCGCTACCGGGGGCGCAGCTGTTTTTCGGGGTGATGTTGAAGGTTTGCAGCGCAGGCTTTGGCGGCGCACAGCAGGCGCTTTCTTCCGTGGCGCGATTGAAGGTGGGGATGGCGCCCAGGGTGCGATAGCTCTCCCAGGCAATCCCCGACGGATCGGTCACCCAATGCTTGTCCGATTCGGCATAGCAACAGGCCGTGCCCGGCTCGCTGAGTACGCTGAGGTCGGCGGCTTCCAGCTGTGCCTGCAATGCGACGAGCTCGTCGTCGCTATCCACCTGGAAACCCAGGTGATCGACCCCGGCGGGGGTACCGCGTTGCGAGATGGCGAAGTTGATGCGTGGATCATCGAGCATCCACTTGGCATAGTCCGGCTTCTGCACCGTGGGCTGCGCGTTGAACATCGCGGAGTAGAACCGGATGCTGTCGTCGAGCTGGTCAACAGAGACGTGAACGTGGAATCGCTTCATGGCTAAGCTCCTGCGTCAGTTGCATTTGCCAGCACAGCTGGCGAGTTCATCCTCTACTTCGCAGGCGGAACCTGCGCAGCAGTTTTCGGTGAGGAAACCCAGCAGCTCGTTCATCGCGGCATAGTTGGCCGAATAGAAGATGAAGCGGCTTTCCTGCCGGGCCGACACCAGCTGGGCGTGGGCCAGTTCCTTCAGATGGAAGGACAACGTGGCGGGGGCAACGCCGAGCGCTTCGCCGATGCGGCCAACGGCCATGCCCTCCGGCCCGGCGGTGATCAGCAGGCGAAAGATCGAGAGGCGAGTGTCCTGCGCCAGCGCGGCGAGACGGGAGACAGCGGCTTTGTTTTCCATGATTCTATTTTTATAGAAATACAGAATGCAGGTCAAGCGTGGGGTGCGTGCCTCACCATCACTTCCTCAAACAGCGAGTAACAACGGCTCCAGCAAGTCCGGCCCTTCGGCCCTTGGGTTCGTTAGTGAAGCCATTAGTGCAATCGCCTCCAGATCCGGTGCTGTTGGGTGGGCCAATAGGGGTACACAGTCATGTGCGCCTTTGGTCTGAGGCAGCCATAGCCCGATTGCTTCGCGGGAGAGCAGCACAGGTCGCACCGCAGCACGATCAACCACGCCGCGTTCTTCAGGATGGATCAGGATCGTCACGCCAGAAGGCCGCCACGGATCGGCGGGGTCCACGCTGGTCAGGGCTGCGGCGTAGCAGGGGCGCCCGCCTTTGCGCTGGATGATGAAGGCCCGCCTCTGGCCATCTCGCTCCAGCCATTCGTACCACCCATCCATGGGCACCACACATTGGCGACGGTGCTCCCAGAGCAACTTGAAGTACTTGCTGTCCGGCACCCTCGGGCCAGGAAACGTCGGCTCTGCCGGCAAGTTGCGGCGGTCCGCCCACCCGGGCCGTTAGCCCCAGATGGCTGCGCCGAGCTCGGGATGGCCATGCCCCTGGAACTCATGCATCAACAACACTTGGTCGCCGGGACTGAGGTTGTAGCGAGCCGGCCAGCGGTCCTCGCGCTTTTCTGCACGCCAACCCGCTGCGACCCGGAATACGTCCCGGCCGCTGAATTGCGCAAACCGCTGCACGGCTACTGCTCCAGCGGTAACGGTTCGTCGTCGATGATGCGCTCCTCGCGGGTGTATTCCAGCGGGAAGGCATCAGGGTACTGCTGGCGAAAAACGGTCACTTCTGCCTTCTCGCGACTGGTCATCCAGCGGCTTCGGGCGAGATCGAAGTAGCGGAAGTTGAAGACCTCTACGGTTCTCACGTTCGTCTAGCTCCATCCAGGTTGGGGATGGAAATATAGAACGATCGTTCTATTTCGTCATCGTAGGGCGACAGCCGGAAGGGCGTGAGCGGTGCTTCCCAGCCAGCTCGTGATGCTAGGTGTGATCCGCCGGTAGCTTCCCGCTACTGACTGCTTTGATCAACTGTTGTTTGGTGTCTCGGTCAAGCCGATGGAGCATCAGAATCAACTCGGCGAGCTCATCGTCCGGCTCGTAGAAGTAGGAGACGGGAGTGTTCAGTACTTCTGCCAAATGGGTTGCCATCTGGAAATCAGGCTCGTGTTTCCCGCGCTCGTACTGGTTGATCCGCGCACTGGCTGAAAACTCGTCCACCCCGGCCAGCACGCCCAGACGCTCCTGGCTGAGCTTGGCCGCTTTTCGCAACGTCTTCATCCGCTTGCCAAATGGACTTGTGGCCGACATCACTCAGCTTCCCTAGGAAAGCTAAGAGATTCTGAGTTTGCGCTTGACCGAACACTAAGGATTCCTTAGTTTTTGCACCTATTCAGCTGACATGCACTTTCATAGACGCGTGGTCATCAGCGTATAGGCCAGGCTTGGCCGCAAACAACCAGGAGTCCGAAAGTGGAGTTTCTGCAAACCCGTAAGTCTTACCTTGTGATGGTGCTGCTCTTCCTGCCGGTCTGGTCGATCAGTGGGCTCATTCTCGGGGTGGTGATGAGCTTTGGTCTGACCCAGAACGGCAGCTGGCCCTTGTTCTGGATCGGGTGCGCGATCCCTTTGCTCTGCGTTCTGCTGTTTGTTCGCTTCATCCGCAGCAAGGCGCGCTCGATGTCCGATGAACTGGCGTCAGAAATCGTGACGCCGACCACCGACTACTACCACTACACCAATGTGAGTGCGATTGCGGTCGATGTCGCCAATCGCCTGGTTACCGTACATACCCTGCCACCCGGTGGGAATAGGAAGAAGAAGGCGCGCTATCAGTTCAGCATCGACAAGGTCCGGCGCTATCGGGCCGAGAAGCCCGGCCACACCTCGTATGAAACTTCCAGCATCGACCCGATGCATCAGTCCTTCGCCTATGCCCAAAGCGCCATGTCCGGCGCTCAGGCCTGGCGCAATACTGGCTTGGTGCTGGAGCTGGATGACCTGATGCGGCCTGAGCTCTTCGTGCGCATGGAGTTCGAATCCGCCCGTCGCTGGTTCATGGTGTTCGATAAGCTGAGTGAAGGCACACTGGAACGGCAACGCGCGCCGTTCCGCTTCCAATAGGCGAACCCGGTTTATCCTGATCGGGTTCCTCTCGCAAAGCTTCCCGGTCACTGGATAACCCATGCGTGCATTGCAGCAGCGTGCCTACGTGTTTGTGGCACAAGCCGAAGGTTCCAAGCTCGCTGGCGTGGTGCAGCAAAGCGATGGGCATTTCCAGTTCGACTACGCCGACGCTTGGCTTGACGATCCCGATGCCTTTCCGCTCGATCCTCTGCACCTGCCGTTGTCGCGCGAAACCATTCGCTCACCCTATATGTTCGGCGCCTTCATGGATGCGGTGCCGGAGCGTTGGGGCAAACGGGTGCATGCCGCGATGCACCGGCATGTGCCGCGGAATGAAATCGAATGGCTGCTGGCTGTGCGAGGCAGTGGCGTGGGGGTGCTGCGGTTTTCGGGTTCCAGTGATCGCGTGCTGGATCGCCACCCTGTGGCCAGCTTTGATGACCTGGTCGACATTGCTGCGGTGATTGCTGAGATCGATGTCGGCGCGACGATCTCGAAACCGGCTGTGCTGCAGCTACTCCGCGGTGGTCTCGGTATGGGAGGCGCCCGCCCCAAAACCGTGGTGACGCACCGTGGCCGTGAGTGGCTGGCCAAGTTCGGCCGCCGAAGTGATACCCACGATGAGGTGCGGGCCGAGCATGCCAGTCTGGCCATGGCCAAGCAGATCGGCATCCAGGTGCCGCAGACGGAGCTCGTCGAGATTCAGGGACAGCCGGTGTTGCTCATTGAACGCTTTGACCGGGATGCAGACGGCACGCCGCTGCACTATCTCAGCGCACACACCCTACTTGGGATGCATCGGGTTCGCGAGGAAGACGTGTACGGCCGCTACAGCTATGCGGGGATTGCCGACATCATCAAGCAGCTCTCTGATAGGCCTGAAGCCGACTGCCACGAACTATTCCGGCGCATGGTGCTGAACGTGGTGATCGGCAACACCGACGACCATCTGAGGAACCACGGATTTTCGTATCACTTTGCCGGAGGCTTTCGGCTTTCTCCGGTGTTTGACGTGGTCCCCCAGCCGCAAAACCAGTTGCACGCGATCGGAGTCGGGCCCCAGGGAAGAGCTTCTTCCTTGCAGAATGCCATCAGCGCAGCTCGCTATTTCCTTGTTTCTATTGAAGAAGTGCGCGCTGTCGCAAATCGCGTCCTCTTGCGGTAGGGGCCGTTGAGGCAGAGGAGCCCAGTGCAGATAGTTGAGAATGTCCGGCAAACCGATACGAAATACTCAGGACTCCTGAGGTTTTCGACGATGCCTTCGATGCAAGAAGAGGTTTCGTCCCCTTCGGGCAACCGATTCGAATTTCCAGAGGCAAGTCTCTGATGCAGTTCCGGGGCCGTACCTTCACTGGAACCCAGGATTCCTGTGTATTTGCAATCACGTTAGCCAAATCACCCGTCGCCCGCTCATGAGTGAACCGCGAGGTGGTCACAAGTGATCACAGCAGTGGTTATGTCGGCCCGAATCCACGTTCAGCCGTTCGGTAATCGTCTGCAACTGCGCCGTTCGCTCATTCAGACGCCAGTGCATCAAGCCCATCCTTGCCAGCACTGATCTGTTGCGCCGACTTGCTCGCAGATGCCTCACCGTCGCCGATGATCTTTCGGATTGCCGTGACATACCCAGGCTTGAAGATGACCCGACCGGCCTCGTTGCGAACGCGCCCCTCGACGTCCGTCGTCCAGCCTTCATCCTGCAGCAAGCGATCACTGATGGCGTGGCGCAACGCCTCAACCTCGGAGGGATACAGGCCCATTGATGCGGGAAGTATCTGCACTGTCTCACACGACTCGGCTCCTCGTGGGCGCATGTCGATCACTCGGTTCCCTTCGGCCTTGAGCAGTGTGATTTCCCGGCGCATACGCCTGTTCTCGGCCAGGATGCCATTCATCATCGAACGCAGCGCCGGATTCTCGATTTTGTCGATTAGTGCCGCGTAGGGATTCTCGCTGACCTGGCGCACCTTGCGGGTGACACCCCCTGTGTGCTCGGCCCAGGCCTTGATCAGCCCCTTGTAGTCATCACCCGTCTTGTTGTGGATCGCGCCTTTACTGGGGCCGCCCCGGTCCCCCGCAATGCGGGCGATGGTCGCCACGGAGAAGTCGCGGCTGCCGCGCTCGTACTGTTCTCTGCAGATCTCGTAGATCAGGTCGAGGGTCTTCTGCTTGCGCAGCGTAGCGGTTTTCTTGAGCTGGGCCAGCAGGTCGTCAGGATGCATCATCACTGGAATCCTCCTTGGGAGGGGTAAGCATCCGCTTGGTTTTGGCATGATCAATCAGAATCTGGGCCTTAACCTGGGTGATTTCGTTGAGCACCTGCTCTTTGAGCAAGCCAATTTCTTTGAGCTTGAGTCGGCATTCGGCATAGGGCAGCGCACCCTCGATCGAGCCGGTGCGCGCCTGGATGAGCTGCATCACCGCATTGCCGATCAGCAACTGCTCCTCCTGGCCGAGGTACATCAGCACCGGGTCCATGCCGTTGTAGCGCAGCATGGCGTCGAGCATCTGCGCCCGCCGGATGGTGGCAAAGCCAGCATCGATTTCGGGGTAGATCACCGCATTCTCGCAAACGACTTCCAGTTGGTGCAGGACCGATTGCGACTCGATTAAACCCACCTGGAGGTCAGTCATGCCCCCCTTGGCAACGAGTTTCACGCCGTCTGTGGTCGTGTCCCCGGCGATCTGGATCGAGCGCTGAACCAGGTGATGCGTGGCCTGTAGGTCGTTCATGTATTTGTTGAGGATCAGCGCCTCGGCTTCGACGTACTTGTTCAACTGATCGAGTTCGCGAAACTGCAGGAAGGGCTCGTTTTCCCGTTCGGCCTCGCGTTGCTGGTCCTCAAGGAAGGTCAGCTTGTCCTGCAAGGTGCTGTAGCGCTCGCTCTGGCGGTGGGTTTTCTCGGAGACCGTGTTGAAGTGCGCGATCAGGCCGGGCAAGAAGCCGGGGCCGGTCAGAAAGAACCTGCAGCAGACGCAGTTGCGCTCCTGCGGAAAGCCGGGGACGGGAGCGTAGACTTCATCGTCTTTGCGGGCGTTAAGCTTTTCTCCGCCCACATCGCACAGAGTCGAGCCGTTGGGGCAAATGCCTTTGTCATCAAAGACGAAAGCGGCAATCGCGCCGTTTTTGGCAATGGCCGTGCGCGCCGCATCATCGGAGACATAGGCAAAGCGCTGGCTCACCTGCTCGAAGGTCGCGTCCCGGAGGAAGCGACGGTGATTGGTTTGCTCGGCTTCCAGTTCGTTTTTTTCCGCCTCGCTCAAGACCTCGCGCATGTAGGCCCTGCCAAACTTGGTGTAGTAAAGCGTCATGATGATGGTCGCGTGGCCGGCGATCATCTTGGACACCACCGCAATCGGGAGCTTGAGGTCGAGGATGAAGTAGGAGATCAGCGAGACGCGCAGGGCGTGCAGGGGGAAGGCGGTTGCTGTTTTGGAATCCGGATTGACAAAGCACAGCGGCGTGCCGTCGTCCATAGTCTCGCCCCGATCTGCGCATTGCTGCTCCAGACGCGCCAACAACTTGTACCAAATAGTTTGCAGAGGCAGGTTGGTAAGTGGCTTGTCGCCCTCGCCATCGGTCGGATCGCGGAATAGGAAACAAGCCGAACCGCGTTGCGCCAGCACCTCGGAATGGGGCGGAGTTCCGCCAAAGTGCCTGGTTTCCAACGCAGTCCAGGGTGTTGGCCCGGAAATCGGGTTGTAGCGCTCTTGCCAGTTGCGCAGCTTTTCCAGCCAGTACAGCACCTCATCGTTGCTCCAGGGGATGACATACCCCTTTTCGTTCTCGGCTTTGGTGATGTCGGCGGTCTTGTTGGTGTTGATGTAAAAACCCGCTTCTTTCTCGGTCGCGCTGCGATGCAACACGCCGCGCTGGTAGGGGCGTTTCTCGCTGCCAGTGGCCAGTGGGCTCTGGTTGAGCACGAAGCCGCCACCGCCGGGTGCATGGACGTAACGCCAAGTGTCCGCCTCACCCGAGTCCAGCATACGAACCTGGAAGGTACGCAGCGGCAGTTGCAGCTTGATATACAGCGCTACCGCCCGCACCGGTGACCACAGCTCCCATACTTCGGCTGGATAGCCCTTTTTTTGTATTTCAGTCCTGGTAGCGGGACGCTGCCGCGCTACGCAGTCCGGGTCGTTGGCGTTGATGAGCTTTGGATCGACCACGAACCAGTCGCCCCCGTGGGTTGCTTCTTCCATTGCTTGCTGCGCCCAGGCCCAGTCGCGGAAGTGAAGCCCCTCGGCCAGCATGCCACGCAACTCGCGGATGTAGCGGATCGAGAGCGCGGCCTTGTTCGATTGGGTGTTGGTGGCCAGACCGGAGTTCGTTCGCCGCTGGATGGGGTTATGGAAACGGGAGGTATCCCATACACCGGTTTGGGGATCACCCAGCTTGGTCTCCAGCACCCAATCGAGGAAGTCGGCGGCACAGTTGCAGAAGCCCACATCCTCCGCTTGAAGCGTCTGCGTGCCCCTTTTTTTGGCACCGACGATCACTTGGGCGAAGTCCGGCTTCTCGGTCTCGCGCAACAGGAAGCGCCCATAGTTGCGTTCCAGGTTCTGACCGTGGATGTAGCGGACCAGGAAAATGTCGAGGACGTTGCGGCGCTTAGCGACGGCCATTTTTTGATCCTTCAGCCATTCGGTGGCGAGGCTGCGCCAGTCCTCCAGCTTTGGATCGAGCTCCAGCACATGGGCAAAGCTGAGGTCAGAAATCTTGCCGTGGTTCTTGACTCGCTTTCTCGGGAATGGATTGGCGAGGTGCGGCGGCACAACACGATGACCGTCGGCATCAGCTTGGGCGAGCTTTTGACGGAGAATCCAATCGATGAAGTCGCTGACGGCGTCGTACTTATTGTTGAAACTTTGGTTGCTGAGCAAACCCAACCTCAGTGCCGCATCGAGCGCGGGCAGGGCTCGATCCCGTGCGAAGAATGCCTCGGGCGACAGGCTATGCAGCCCCTGCCCATGAAGGTAGGTCACCAGGAAGGCGCTCAGGGCGGATAGCATTTCGTTCGATTTCTTGGGTATGCCCGCCAAATACTCCTTCGCCCACGCCCGCCAGCCTTCCAGGGCCGGATCAAGATCAAGCAGGAAACGGAAG
This region of Chitinolyticbacter meiyuanensis genomic DNA includes:
- the gmtX gene encoding gamma-mobile-trio protein GmtX, whose protein sequence is MMHPDDLLAQLKKTATLRKQKTLDLIYEICREQYERGSRDFSVATIARIAGDRGGPSKGAIHNKTGDDYKGLIKAWAEHTGGVTRKVRQVSENPYAALIDKIENPALRSMMNGILAENRRMRREITLLKAEGNRVIDMRPRGAESCETVQILPASMGLYPSEVEALRHAISDRLLQDEGWTTDVEGRVRNEAGRVIFKPGYVTAIRKIIGDGEASASKSAQQISAGKDGLDALASE
- the gmtZ gene encoding gamma-mobile-trio integrase GmtZ, producing MPAKGYRKIVRKFDPDFRFLLDLDPALEGWRAWAKEYLAGIPKKSNEMLSALSAFLVTYLHGQGLHSLSPEAFFARDRALPALDAALRLGLLSNQSFNNKYDAVSDFIDWILRQKLAQADADGHRVVPPHLANPFPRKRVKNHGKISDLSFAHVLELDPKLEDWRSLATEWLKDQKMAVAKRRNVLDIFLVRYIHGQNLERNYGRFLLRETEKPDFAQVIVGAKKRGTQTLQAEDVGFCNCAADFLDWVLETKLGDPQTGVWDTSRFHNPIQRRTNSGLATNTQSNKAALSIRYIRELRGMLAEGLHFRDWAWAQQAMEEATHGGDWFVVDPKLINANDPDCVARQRPATRTEIQKKGYPAEVWELWSPVRAVALYIKLQLPLRTFQVRMLDSGEADTWRYVHAPGGGGFVLNQSPLATGSEKRPYQRGVLHRSATEKEAGFYINTNKTADITKAENEKGYVIPWSNDEVLYWLEKLRNWQERYNPISGPTPWTALETRHFGGTPPHSEVLAQRGSACFLFRDPTDGEGDKPLTNLPLQTIWYKLLARLEQQCADRGETMDDGTPLCFVNPDSKTATAFPLHALRVSLISYFILDLKLPIAVVSKMIAGHATIIMTLYYTKFGRAYMREVLSEAEKNELEAEQTNHRRFLRDATFEQVSQRFAYVSDDAARTAIAKNGAIAAFVFDDKGICPNGSTLCDVGGEKLNARKDDEVYAPVPGFPQERNCVCCRFFLTGPGFLPGLIAHFNTVSEKTHRQSERYSTLQDKLTFLEDQQREAERENEPFLQFRELDQLNKYVEAEALILNKYMNDLQATHHLVQRSIQIAGDTTTDGVKLVAKGGMTDLQVGLIESQSVLHQLEVVCENAVIYPEIDAGFATIRRAQMLDAMLRYNGMDPVLMYLGQEEQLLIGNAVMQLIQARTGSIEGALPYAECRLKLKEIGLLKEQVLNEITQVKAQILIDHAKTKRMLTPPKEDSSDDAS